One Mycolicibacterium doricum genomic window, GTAGACACGCGGCCATCGACATCGACGAGCCGGGCCCCGGCCGGACGGCGATCCAGCTGGCTGTCGACGGCTCCGATGAGCCGCCGGCGGGTTACCCGGTGAAGGCGGACACCAAGACGGGCCTCTACTGGGCGCCGGGCAGCCGCGGCTATGACGATGCGGTCGCCGAGATCTTCTTCCCAAGTGAGGATTTCGCGCGTACCAACGGGTTCGTGCGCGGCGCCTGAGCAGCCGTCAGATCTTGCGGATGACGGTGACGACTTTACCCAGCACGGCGGCGTCGTTGCCCAGGATGGGTTCGAACGCGGGATTGTGCGGCATCAGCCACACCTGCCCACGGCTGCGTTTGAAGGTCTTGACGGTGGCTTCGCCGTCGATCATGGCTGCGACGATGTCGCCGTTGTCGGCGACCGCCTGTTGTCGGACGACGACCCAATCTCCGTCGCAGATGGCGGCGTCGATCATCGAGTCGCCCACCACCTTGAGCAGGAACAGCGAGCCCTCACCGACGAGTTCGCGCGGCAGCGGGAACACGTCCTCGACCGCTTCCTCCGCCAGGATCGGCCCGCCGGCCGCGATCCGGCCGAGCACCGGTACGAACGTCGGTTCGGGTAGCGCATCGCTGCCGACGACATCGGTGGTAACCACCGGCGCGGCCGGCTGGTCGGAGAGGCGTACATCGACGGCCCGGGGCCGGTTCGGGTCACGCCGCAGGTAGCCCTTGCGTTCGAGCGTGCGGAGCTGGTGTGCCACCGAGGACGTCGACGTCAGTCCGACAGCGTCGCCGATCTCTCGGATGCTCGGGGGGTAGCCGCGGCTGGTCACCGAGGCGCGAATGACCTCCAGAATGGTGCGTTGTCGCTCGGTCAGGCCGGCGTCTGTGCCGCGGCGCCCGCCGGTGCCGGTTTCGCTGCTGTCGTCGATCATGGGGCTGAATCTAGTCTCCCGACCTCCGATGATCAAACATTTGTTCGACGCATGTCGCGCCGGATCCCCGGGGCGGCAACGGCACCGATGTAGCGGCAACGGCACCGATGTACTTGTCGGACCCTTCACTTATCGTCTGCAACAGTTCGATCACACGTTCTACCATCGAACATACGATCGACTATATTCGAACACACAGGCGATTACCACAGGAAGGG contains:
- the lexA gene encoding transcriptional repressor LexA, with product MIDDSSETGTGGRRGTDAGLTERQRTILEVIRASVTSRGYPPSIREIGDAVGLTSTSSVAHQLRTLERKGYLRRDPNRPRAVDVRLSDQPAAPVVTTDVVGSDALPEPTFVPVLGRIAAGGPILAEEAVEDVFPLPRELVGEGSLFLLKVVGDSMIDAAICDGDWVVVRQQAVADNGDIVAAMIDGEATVKTFKRSRGQVWLMPHNPAFEPILGNDAAVLGKVVTVIRKI